In Cryptomeria japonica chromosome 10, Sugi_1.0, whole genome shotgun sequence, a genomic segment contains:
- the LOC131059834 gene encoding protein VAC14 homolog isoform X4: MTDVTSLLPASVLRNLADKLYEKRKNAALEETEGGRLRDGTVSCKIDQILLISAPKMLEGVIKNLTAVGDHEKISAIINVLTNEFALSPQANHRKGGLIGLAAATVGLASEAAQHLEQIVPPVLNSFTDQDSRVRYYACEALYNIAKVARGEFIIFFNQIFDALCKLSADSDANVQSAAHLLDRLVKDIVTESDQFSIEEFIPLLRERMNVLNPYVRQFLVGWITVLDSVPDIDMLGFLPDFLDGLFNMLSDSSHEIRQQADSALTEFLQEIKNSPSVDYGRMAEILVQRADSPDEFTRLTAITWMNEFVKLGGEQLVSYYADILGAILPCISDKEEKIRVVARETNDELREITPVPGEGFDIESVLKIARRELSSEWEATRLEALHWIKVLLDKYRTEVLSFLDFIFPALLKSLSDSSDEVVLLVLDVHACIAREAPHFRHLVVFLVHNFRIDHSLLEKRGTLILRRLCVLLDAEKVYRELSTILEGEADLDFASVMVQALNLILLTSSELAELRALLKQSLSNKAGEDLFVALYSSWCHSPMATISLCLLAQAYQHASAVIQSLVEEDINVKFLVQLDKLIRLLETPIFTYLRLQLLDLGRYPWLLKALYGLLMLLPQYSLLT; this comes from the exons GAAACGGAAGGAGGGAGACTGAGAGACGGAACAGTCAGCTGCAAGATCGACCAAATTCTACTCATTTCAGCACCTAAAATG CTTGAAGGAGTTATAAAAAATTTGACTGCTGTTGGAGACCATGAAAAGATATCGGCGATAATCAATGTGCTGACAAACGAATTTGCTCTCTCTCCTCAAGCGAATCACAGAAAG GGTGGCTTAATAGGGCTGGCTGCAGCAACTGTTGGTTTGGCATCAGAAGCTGCTCAGCATCTTGAG CAAATTGTTCCCCCTGTTCTCAACTCTTTTACTGATCAAGATAGCAGAGTCCGTTATTATGCTTGTGAAGCCCTGTATAATATAGCAAAG GTTGCAAGGGGAGAGTTTATCATCTTCTTTAACCAAATTTTTGATGCACTATGCAAACTCTCAGCTGACTCAGATGCTAATGTGCAAAGTGCTGCACATCTTTTAGACCGCCTTGTTAAA GATATTGTTACAGAAAGTGACCAGTTCAG CATAGAAGAGTTCATACCACTCTTGAGGGAGCGGATGAATGTTCTAAATCCTTATGTACGCCAATTCCTGGTTGGATGGATAACAGTTTTGGACAGTGTTCCTGATATTGATATGCTAGGCTTCTTGCCTGATTTTCTTGATG GTCTTTTTAATATGCTGAGTGACTCTAGTCATGAAATACGGCAGCAGGCAGATTCTGCACTCACTGAATTCTTACAAGAGATAAAAAACTCTCCG TCAGTGGATTATGGACGCATGGCTGAGATATTAGTACAAAGAGCGGATTCTCCTGATGAGTTTACTCGGTTGACGGCTATCACTTGG ATGAATGAGTTTGTTAAGCTCGGAGGAGAGCAGCTAGTTTCTTATTATGCAGATATTTTAGGAGCCATTTTACCATGCATTTCTGATAAAGAAGAGAAAATAAGAGTG GTCGCTCGTGAAACAAATGATGAGCTTCGAGAAATTACACCTGTGCCTGGAGAGGGATTTGACATTGAATCAGTGCTCAAAATTGCTAGGAG GGAATTAAGTAGTGAATGGGAGGCTACTAGACTTGAGGCTTTGCATTGGATTAAAGTTCTTCTGGATAAGTATCGAACAGAG GTACTAtcatttcttgattttatctttccGGCTCTTCTCAAATCTCTCTCAGATTCATCTGATGAA GTGGTCTTACTTGTTTTAGACGTTCATGCATGCATAGCAAGAGAAGCGCCACATTTTCGTCACCTTGTTGTTTTCCTTGTACATAATTTCCGGATAGACCACTCACTTCTCGAGAA GCGGGGGACATTGATACTACGGAGGCTATGTGTTCTTCTAGATGCTGAAAAAGTGTATCGGGAGTTGTCAACTATCTTAGAAGGAGAAGCTGATTTGGATTTTGCTTCAGTCATGGTTCAG GCACTAAACTTAATCCTTCTTACTTCATCAGAGCTAGCTGAACTGCGGGCACTCTTAAAACAGTCTTTGTCCAACAAAGCTGGCGAAGATTTATTTGTAGCTTTGTACTCTTCATGGTGTCATTCTCCCATGGCAACTATAAGTCTCTGCTTATTAGCCCAG GCATATCAGCATGCTAGTGCTGTAATTCAATCGTTGGTTGAGGAAGACATTAATGTCAAGTTTTTGGTACAACTGGACAAGTTGATTCGTTTGCTTGAGACACCAATTTTCACATATTTGAGACTACAG